Below is a genomic region from Clostridia bacterium.
TACCAACGAACAATCCATTAAGGAGCAGTGGTTCTGCTCCTGGAATCCTTACAACCCTGAGCATCTCCAGAAAGTGGGGGCTTGGATGGGCATGGCCTCACAAATAGTTGCTCAAAAGGGCGCTTGCTGGCACGGGCCTTGTTTGCCCAACCAACCGCGTTACAGCTTCGAAAAGCTCGGGCCGGCCTATGATTTCCTGAAGGATATGAAAGACTACTTTGATCCCAACGACATTCTCAATCCTACGTCGATTCGCTAAGGAGGAGGGAAAAAGATGGCAAAAAACCGTCCTGTGGGCTTCGAAAGAATTAAGCGCTGGCTGTATGCAACGGACATGGACCAAGTGACCTCCGGGTGCACCTTGTGCGGCTCCTGCTTTGGTCGCGGCCCCTCCAATCCCATGGAAGATGAGCCTGGGTCCAAGTATAAATGCTTATCGTACAACTATTACCTCTTTCAAAAGTGGACGCCCAAAGCCCGCTGGCTAATGACTCAGAGAATTTATCATGGCCTTGAGCCTTTTACCGACGAATACAAGGACATCATTTTCCGGTGCACTACCTGCGGCATGTGCAAGGAAATTTGTGCCATCAACCCCGAGGGGCCGGTCGACGTAGTGATTGGGGCCAAGGAGGAGATAGTTAAGCGCGAAGGCCCTTACCCGCCGCATATACCGCTAATGGAGAATTTAGAGAATCTGGACAACCCTTGGGGCGGGCTTAAGGCCCGGCGGGGCAACTGGGCTAAAGGGTTGGGCTTGTTGGATGCAGCCAAGGATAAGGTGGAGGCCCTGTTCTTTGCCGGGTGTACTGCTTCCTTTGATCCCTATGTTCAGCTCATGGCCAGAGCCGGGGCGGCAGCCTTAAAGGCAGCCGGGGTGGGATTAGGTATCCTGGGGCCCAACGAGAAATGCTGTGGTAGCCCGGCCCGGATGAGTGGGAGCCGCAAGATCTTTGACCGCCTCCTGGATGAAAACCTTGAACAGTGGCAGGACTTAGGCATTAAGACTATTATCACCCCTTGCGCTGGCTGCTATATGCAGATCTCTACCCAATATCAAGCCAAAGAGCGTGGTATCGCCATCTACCACACCACCCAGTATATGGACAAGCTGATCAAAGAAGGCCGCCTAAAGCTGGTTAAGCCCATTGAAAAGA
It encodes:
- a CDS encoding (Fe-S)-binding protein — protein: MAKNRPVGFERIKRWLYATDMDQVTSGCTLCGSCFGRGPSNPMEDEPGSKYKCLSYNYYLFQKWTPKARWLMTQRIYHGLEPFTDEYKDIIFRCTTCGMCKEICAINPEGPVDVVIGAKEEIVKREGPYPPHIPLMENLENLDNPWGGLKARRGNWAKGLGLLDAAKDKVEALFFAGCTASFDPYVQLMARAGAAALKAAGVGLGILGPNEKCCGSPARMSGSRKIFDRLLDENLEQWQDLGIKTIITPCAGCYMQISTQYQAKERGIAIYHTTQYMDKLIKEGRLKLVKPIEKKITYHDPCHLGRHAGEYEAPRNVIKAIPGVQLVEMPTHRRWSRCCGAGGGTKAAFPDLTEMASSDRVKEAHDTGADIMASACPFCYQSMGPMTSRYPNFEFKDVMQLVAESMDLGSEALTVQSLD